The following proteins come from a genomic window of Palaemon carinicauda isolate YSFRI2023 chromosome 12, ASM3689809v2, whole genome shotgun sequence:
- the LOC137650461 gene encoding uncharacterized protein DKFZp434B061-like produces the protein MPQIRSADIESNAHLKRDTMRSEESKIFSSYYTSHSLPNNPSPCVLPNSPSTTRSHQRILPNVSPPIRPQQCVLTNASSPTSPHQRDLSNTSSQHTLPNASSPTSPHQRDLSNTSSQHTLPNASSPTSPHQRDLSNTSSQHTLPNAYSPQRILTNASSPMCPHQRDLSNTFSQRTLSNAPSPTRPHQHALLNASSTTRPPQRALTNAPSPMCVPKRVLPKAPSQTRPPQHNLPIASSRMHPPQRVLSNASSPIHPSQCVLPNGSSQRVLPIAPSLTCPPQHALPNASSLTCPLQRVLPNASSPTPPP, from the coding sequence ATGCCACAAATTCGATCAGCTGATATTGAAAGCAACGCCCACTTGAAGCGCGATACAATGAGATCAGAGGAGAGCAAAATATTTTCTTCGTATTACACCTCCCACTCACTCCCCAACAATCCCTCCCCATGCGTCCTACCCAATTCGCCCTCCACAACGCGTTCTCACCAACGTATACTCCCCAACGTGTCCCCACCAATACGTCCTCAACAATGCGTCCTCACCAACGCATCCTCCCCAACAAGTCCTCACCAACGCGACCTCTCCAACACGTCCTCACAACACACCCTCCCCAACGCATCCTCCCCAACAAGTCCTCACCAACGCGACCTCTCCAACACGTCCTCACAACACACCCTCCCCAACGCATCCTCCCCAACAAGTCCTCACCAACGCGACCTCTCCAACACGTCCTCACAACACACCCTCCCCAACGCATACTCTCCCCAACGCATACTCACTAATGCATCCTCACCAATGTGTCCTCACCAACGCGACCTCTCCAATACGTTCTCCCAACGCACCCTCTCCAACGCGCCCTCACCAACGCGTCCTCACCAACACGCCCTCCTCAACGCGTCCTCCACAACGCGTCCTCCCCAACGCGCCCTCAccaatgcgccctccccaatgtgTGTCCCTAAACGCGTCCTTCCCAAAGCGCCCTCCCAGACGCGTCCTCCTCAACACAACCTACCCATCGCCTCCTCCCGAATGCACCCTCCCCAACGCGTCCTCTCCAACGCGTCCTCCCCAATCCACCCTTCTCAATGTGTCCTCCCCAACGGGTCCTCCCAACGCGTCCTCCCCATCGCGCCCTCCTTAACGTGCCCTCCCCAACACGCCCTCCCCAACGCCTCCTCCCTAACGTGTCCTCTCCAACGCGTCCTCCCCAACGCGTCCTCCCCAACACCTCCTCCCTAA